A section of the Phaseolus vulgaris cultivar G19833 chromosome 8, P. vulgaris v2.0, whole genome shotgun sequence genome encodes:
- the LOC137824317 gene encoding protein INVOLVED IN DE NOVO 2-like isoform X1: MAQCSNKDIDTSASQLSWWYVDISYQELKKGSYKVKSSDETFICPYCPERKQDYKYRELLNHASGVGRSSSGKRTAKEKANHLALVKYLEKDLAYLDGPSKPADKGVKSFSPGETVMSQCSNKDTDTSQISWWYVDTSYEELKKGSYNVKTSDVTFICPYCPRRKQDYLYRELLEHAYMVGRSSSEKRSARERANHLALVKYLENDLIIMDGLSEPVDKGTKLSLGQPEIAQCSNKETGMSASPPINWWYVDKFYKELKKGNHIVQTSEETFSCPYCPKKRKQDYVYRELLDHASGVGQSSSQKRSVREKATHLALMKYLKNDLMHMNDPSKSVNEGNPPVTIVNQSNSEERSVREDATHLALGKDLKRDLTNVSGSSSKPVNEGTIIISPGETAIGCSDKDSNMSSSQIGRYVDKFYEELKKGRHCVKTSDETFTCPYCPNKKLNRDYVYREILEHASGVGQSRSQKRSFFERANHLALEKYLKKDVMNVGASFPSKPMDQGTTTATPGETVMGHYSQKDNNISATQISGWYVHKSYEALKKVSHIVKTSEMTFACPYCPNKKRKRDYVYREILEHASGVGQSSSQKRSATEKANHLALMKYLQKDLMNVDGPPITVDEGNAEEQFVWPWAGILVNIPTRQTEDGRVGGSGSKLRDEHRSRGFNPCRVRTLSDVCGHSGTAVMEFNKDWTGLDNALAFERAYELDHHGKKDWFSNTEQKSGIYAWIARADDYKMNNIIGEQLQKMGDIQTISELMKEEARIHGKLVSCLNNTIQVKKKRLMEMEEKYNETSRHMEIVMGEIDKLTQDHNQEMKKIQSSATQHFQNIFNGHERLKLQLESQKREFELRRIELEKREAHNESERKKLEEEIMENALKNSAMEMAVLEQQKAGVNVWKLAADQKRQKEQLRHKIIRLEKQLEVKQKLELEIQQLKGKLNVMQYIEDDGDSEVLNTVNVLHKDLREKEQSLRDVDALNQTLIIKERQSNDELQEARKELINGIKEISCRASVGVKRMGELDIRPFLEAMKKKYNVEDAEDRASELCSLWEEYIKDPEWHPFKITVIEGKEQEIIDNEDEKLKALQNELGAGVYQAVVTAVTEINTYNPSGRYTTSELWNYEEGKRATLQEGVKLLLMQWKLSKQKRGTA; encoded by the exons ATGGCTCAATGCTCTAACAAGGATATTGACACAAGTGCATCTCAATTAAGTTGGTGGTATGTAGATATATCTTATCAAGAACTCAAAAAGGGAAGTTACAAAGTGAAAAGCTCAGATGAAACTTTCATTTGTCCATACTGTCCTGAGAGAAAACAGGATTATAAGTATAGGGAACTCCTTAATCATGCTTCTGGGGTTGGTCGGAGTAGTTCAGGAAAGAGAACTGCAAAAGAGAAGGCTAATCATCTGGCTTTAGTGAAATATTTGGAAAAGGATCTTGCTTATCTGGATGGCCCATCAAAACCTGCAGATAAAG GTGTCAAATCATTTAGCCCAGGAGAAACTGTAATGTCTCAGTGCTCTAACAAGGATACTGATACATCTCAAATAAGTTGGTGGTATGTAGATACATCTTACGAAGAACTTAAGAAGGGAAGTTACAATGTGAAAACCTCAGATGTGACTTTCATCTGTCCCTACTGCCCTAGGAGAAAACAAGATTATTTGTACAGGGAACTCCTAGAGCATGCGTATATGGTGGGTCGGAGTAGTTCTGAAAAGAGAAGTGCCAGAGAGAGAGCCAATCATCTTGCATTAGTGAAATATTTGGAAAATGATCTTATTATTATGGATGGCCTGTCAGAACCTGTTGATAAAG GTACCAAATTAAGCTTAGGACAACCTGAAATAGCTCAGTGCTCTAACAAGGAGACTGGTATGAGTGCATCTCCTCCAATAAACTGGTGGTATGTAGATAAGTTTTACAAAGAACTCAAAAAGGGAAATCACATTGTCCAAACCTCAGAAGAGACTTTTTCTTGTCCATACTGccctaaaaagagaaaacaggATTATGTGTACAGGGAACTTCTTGACCATGCTTCTGGGGTGGGTCAGAGTAGTTCACAAAAGAGAAGTGTCAGAGAGAAGGCTACTCATCTGGccttaatgaaatatttaaaaaatgatctTATGCATATGAATGATCCATCAAAATCGGTAAATGAAGGTAACCCCCCAGTTACCATAGTGAATCAGAGTAATTCAGAAGAAAGAAGTGTCAGAGAAGATGCTACTCATCTGGCTTTAGGGAAAGACTTGAAAAGGGATCTCACAAATGTGAGTGGTTCATCATCAAAACCTGTAAATGAAG GAACCATAATAATAAGCCCTGGAGAAACGGCAATTGGTTGCTCTGACAAAGATAGCAATATGAGTTCATCTCAGATTGGGCGCTATGTAGATAAATTTTATGAAGAACTCAAAAAGGGGAGACACTGTGTGAAAACCTCGGATGAGACTTTCACATGCCCATACTGCcctaataaaaagttaaatcGGGATTATGTGTACAGGGAAATCCTTGAACATGCTTCTGGGGTGGGTCAGAGTAGATCACAAAAAAGAAGTTTCTTTGAAAGGGCTAATCATCTGGCTTTAGAAAAGTATTTGAAAAAGGATGTTATGAATGTGGGTGCTTCATTTCCATCAAAACCTATGGATCAAG GCACAACAACAGCAACCCCAGGAGAAACTGTAATGGGTCACTACTCTCAAAAAGATAATAATATAAGCGCAACTCAAATAAGTGGGTGGTATGTACATAAATCCTATGAAGCACTCAAAAAGGTAAGTCACATTGTGAAAACCTCTGAAATGACTTTCGCATGTCCATACTGCCCtaataaaaagagaaagagggaTTATGTGTACAGGGAAATCCTTGAACATGCTTCTGGGGTGGGTCAGAGTAGCTCACAAAAGAGAAGTGCCACTGAAAAGGCTAATCATCTGGCTTTAATGAAATATTTGCAAAAGGATCTTATGAATGTGGATGGTCCACCAATAACTGTGGATGAAGGCAATGCTGAGGAGCAGTTTGTGTGGCCATGGGCTGGGATATTGGTTAATATTCCTACTAGACAGACAGAAGATGGACGTGTTGGGGGAAGTGGTTCCAAGCTAAGGGATGAACACCGAAGCAGGGGATTTAATCCTTGTAGAGTGCGCACTTTATCAGATGTCTGTGGTCACTCTGGAACTGCAGTTATGGAATTCAATAAAGATTGGACGGGTTTAGATAATGCTTTGGCATTTGAGAGAGCATATGAATTAGATCATCACGGGAAAAAGGACTGGTTTTCTAATACTGAGCAAAAGTCTGGTATTTATGCATGGATTGCTCGAGCTGATGACTACAAGATGAACAATATCATTGGGGAACAACTACAGAAGATGGGGGATATCCAAACAATATCTGAGCTCATGAAAGAAGAAGCTCGAATACATGGTAAACTCGTCTCCTGCTTGAATAATACTATTCAGGTCAAGAAGAAGCGGTTAATGGAGATGGAAGAAAAATACAATGAGACTTCACGTCACATGGAAATTGTAATGGGAGAAATCGATAAGCTCACTCAAGATCACAATCAAg AGATGAAGAAAATACAGTCAAGTGCAACTCAGCACTTCCAGAATATTTTTAATGGTCATGAAAGGCTTAAGTTGCAACTGGAATCTCAGAAAAGAGAGTTTGAGTTGCGGAGAATTGAACTGGAAAAACGTGAAGCACATAACGAAAGCGAAAGAAAGAAGTTAGAAGAAGAGATTATGGAG AATGCATTGAAAAATAGCGCTATGGAAATGGCTGTTCTGGAGCAACAGAAAGCTGGTGTAAATGTTTGGAAACTGGCTGCAGATCAAAAG CGGCAAAAAGAACAACTTCGTCATAAAATCATCAGGCTTGAAAAACAACTGGAGGTGAAACAAAAACTAGAATTGGAGATTCAACAACTGAAAGGAAAATTAAATGTCATGCAATACATCGAAGATGATGGAGACTCAGAAGTTCTGAATACGGTGAATGTCTTACACAAGGATTTAAGAGAGAAGGAACAGTCACTACGAGACGTAGATGCCCTGAACCAAACACTAATTATTAAAGAGCGTCAGAGCAATGATGAGCTACAGGAAGCTCGAAAAGAATTGATTAAT GGCATTAAAGAGATATCTTGCCGTGCTAGTGTTGGAGTGAAGAGAATGGGGGAGCTTGATATTAGACCATTCCTTGAAGCTATGAAGAAAAAATACAATGTTGAGGATGCAGAAGATAGAGCTTCAGAACTGTGTTCATTGTGGGAAGAGTATATAAAGGACCCAGAATGGCATCCATTTAAAATTACCGTAATTGAAGGGAAAGAACAG GAAATCATAGACAATGAAGATGAAAAGTTGAAAGCACTGCAAAATGAGTTGGGTGCAGGAGTCTACCAAGCTGTGGTGACAGCTGTGACAGAGATCAATACATATAATCCAAGTGGGAGGTATACAACCTCTGAATTATGGAATTACGAAGAGGGAAAGAGAGCTACCTTGCAAGAAGGAGTAAAATTGTTATTGATGCAATGGAAACTATCTAAACAGAAAAGAGGGACGGCGTAA
- the LOC137824317 gene encoding protein INVOLVED IN DE NOVO 2-like isoform X2 produces the protein MSQCSNKDTDTSQISWWYVDTSYEELKKGSYNVKTSDVTFICPYCPRRKQDYLYRELLEHAYMVGRSSSEKRSARERANHLALVKYLENDLIIMDGLSEPVDKGTKLSLGQPEIAQCSNKETGMSASPPINWWYVDKFYKELKKGNHIVQTSEETFSCPYCPKKRKQDYVYRELLDHASGVGQSSSQKRSVREKATHLALMKYLKNDLMHMNDPSKSVNEGNPPVTIVNQSNSEERSVREDATHLALGKDLKRDLTNVSGSSSKPVNEGTIIISPGETAIGCSDKDSNMSSSQIGRYVDKFYEELKKGRHCVKTSDETFTCPYCPNKKLNRDYVYREILEHASGVGQSRSQKRSFFERANHLALEKYLKKDVMNVGASFPSKPMDQGTTTATPGETVMGHYSQKDNNISATQISGWYVHKSYEALKKVSHIVKTSEMTFACPYCPNKKRKRDYVYREILEHASGVGQSSSQKRSATEKANHLALMKYLQKDLMNVDGPPITVDEGNAEEQFVWPWAGILVNIPTRQTEDGRVGGSGSKLRDEHRSRGFNPCRVRTLSDVCGHSGTAVMEFNKDWTGLDNALAFERAYELDHHGKKDWFSNTEQKSGIYAWIARADDYKMNNIIGEQLQKMGDIQTISELMKEEARIHGKLVSCLNNTIQVKKKRLMEMEEKYNETSRHMEIVMGEIDKLTQDHNQEMKKIQSSATQHFQNIFNGHERLKLQLESQKREFELRRIELEKREAHNESERKKLEEEIMENALKNSAMEMAVLEQQKAGVNVWKLAADQKRQKEQLRHKIIRLEKQLEVKQKLELEIQQLKGKLNVMQYIEDDGDSEVLNTVNVLHKDLREKEQSLRDVDALNQTLIIKERQSNDELQEARKELINGIKEISCRASVGVKRMGELDIRPFLEAMKKKYNVEDAEDRASELCSLWEEYIKDPEWHPFKITVIEGKEQEIIDNEDEKLKALQNELGAGVYQAVVTAVTEINTYNPSGRYTTSELWNYEEGKRATLQEGVKLLLMQWKLSKQKRGTA, from the exons ATGTCTCAGTGCTCTAACAAGGATACTGATACATCTCAAATAAGTTGGTGGTATGTAGATACATCTTACGAAGAACTTAAGAAGGGAAGTTACAATGTGAAAACCTCAGATGTGACTTTCATCTGTCCCTACTGCCCTAGGAGAAAACAAGATTATTTGTACAGGGAACTCCTAGAGCATGCGTATATGGTGGGTCGGAGTAGTTCTGAAAAGAGAAGTGCCAGAGAGAGAGCCAATCATCTTGCATTAGTGAAATATTTGGAAAATGATCTTATTATTATGGATGGCCTGTCAGAACCTGTTGATAAAG GTACCAAATTAAGCTTAGGACAACCTGAAATAGCTCAGTGCTCTAACAAGGAGACTGGTATGAGTGCATCTCCTCCAATAAACTGGTGGTATGTAGATAAGTTTTACAAAGAACTCAAAAAGGGAAATCACATTGTCCAAACCTCAGAAGAGACTTTTTCTTGTCCATACTGccctaaaaagagaaaacaggATTATGTGTACAGGGAACTTCTTGACCATGCTTCTGGGGTGGGTCAGAGTAGTTCACAAAAGAGAAGTGTCAGAGAGAAGGCTACTCATCTGGccttaatgaaatatttaaaaaatgatctTATGCATATGAATGATCCATCAAAATCGGTAAATGAAGGTAACCCCCCAGTTACCATAGTGAATCAGAGTAATTCAGAAGAAAGAAGTGTCAGAGAAGATGCTACTCATCTGGCTTTAGGGAAAGACTTGAAAAGGGATCTCACAAATGTGAGTGGTTCATCATCAAAACCTGTAAATGAAG GAACCATAATAATAAGCCCTGGAGAAACGGCAATTGGTTGCTCTGACAAAGATAGCAATATGAGTTCATCTCAGATTGGGCGCTATGTAGATAAATTTTATGAAGAACTCAAAAAGGGGAGACACTGTGTGAAAACCTCGGATGAGACTTTCACATGCCCATACTGCcctaataaaaagttaaatcGGGATTATGTGTACAGGGAAATCCTTGAACATGCTTCTGGGGTGGGTCAGAGTAGATCACAAAAAAGAAGTTTCTTTGAAAGGGCTAATCATCTGGCTTTAGAAAAGTATTTGAAAAAGGATGTTATGAATGTGGGTGCTTCATTTCCATCAAAACCTATGGATCAAG GCACAACAACAGCAACCCCAGGAGAAACTGTAATGGGTCACTACTCTCAAAAAGATAATAATATAAGCGCAACTCAAATAAGTGGGTGGTATGTACATAAATCCTATGAAGCACTCAAAAAGGTAAGTCACATTGTGAAAACCTCTGAAATGACTTTCGCATGTCCATACTGCCCtaataaaaagagaaagagggaTTATGTGTACAGGGAAATCCTTGAACATGCTTCTGGGGTGGGTCAGAGTAGCTCACAAAAGAGAAGTGCCACTGAAAAGGCTAATCATCTGGCTTTAATGAAATATTTGCAAAAGGATCTTATGAATGTGGATGGTCCACCAATAACTGTGGATGAAGGCAATGCTGAGGAGCAGTTTGTGTGGCCATGGGCTGGGATATTGGTTAATATTCCTACTAGACAGACAGAAGATGGACGTGTTGGGGGAAGTGGTTCCAAGCTAAGGGATGAACACCGAAGCAGGGGATTTAATCCTTGTAGAGTGCGCACTTTATCAGATGTCTGTGGTCACTCTGGAACTGCAGTTATGGAATTCAATAAAGATTGGACGGGTTTAGATAATGCTTTGGCATTTGAGAGAGCATATGAATTAGATCATCACGGGAAAAAGGACTGGTTTTCTAATACTGAGCAAAAGTCTGGTATTTATGCATGGATTGCTCGAGCTGATGACTACAAGATGAACAATATCATTGGGGAACAACTACAGAAGATGGGGGATATCCAAACAATATCTGAGCTCATGAAAGAAGAAGCTCGAATACATGGTAAACTCGTCTCCTGCTTGAATAATACTATTCAGGTCAAGAAGAAGCGGTTAATGGAGATGGAAGAAAAATACAATGAGACTTCACGTCACATGGAAATTGTAATGGGAGAAATCGATAAGCTCACTCAAGATCACAATCAAg AGATGAAGAAAATACAGTCAAGTGCAACTCAGCACTTCCAGAATATTTTTAATGGTCATGAAAGGCTTAAGTTGCAACTGGAATCTCAGAAAAGAGAGTTTGAGTTGCGGAGAATTGAACTGGAAAAACGTGAAGCACATAACGAAAGCGAAAGAAAGAAGTTAGAAGAAGAGATTATGGAG AATGCATTGAAAAATAGCGCTATGGAAATGGCTGTTCTGGAGCAACAGAAAGCTGGTGTAAATGTTTGGAAACTGGCTGCAGATCAAAAG CGGCAAAAAGAACAACTTCGTCATAAAATCATCAGGCTTGAAAAACAACTGGAGGTGAAACAAAAACTAGAATTGGAGATTCAACAACTGAAAGGAAAATTAAATGTCATGCAATACATCGAAGATGATGGAGACTCAGAAGTTCTGAATACGGTGAATGTCTTACACAAGGATTTAAGAGAGAAGGAACAGTCACTACGAGACGTAGATGCCCTGAACCAAACACTAATTATTAAAGAGCGTCAGAGCAATGATGAGCTACAGGAAGCTCGAAAAGAATTGATTAAT GGCATTAAAGAGATATCTTGCCGTGCTAGTGTTGGAGTGAAGAGAATGGGGGAGCTTGATATTAGACCATTCCTTGAAGCTATGAAGAAAAAATACAATGTTGAGGATGCAGAAGATAGAGCTTCAGAACTGTGTTCATTGTGGGAAGAGTATATAAAGGACCCAGAATGGCATCCATTTAAAATTACCGTAATTGAAGGGAAAGAACAG GAAATCATAGACAATGAAGATGAAAAGTTGAAAGCACTGCAAAATGAGTTGGGTGCAGGAGTCTACCAAGCTGTGGTGACAGCTGTGACAGAGATCAATACATATAATCCAAGTGGGAGGTATACAACCTCTGAATTATGGAATTACGAAGAGGGAAAGAGAGCTACCTTGCAAGAAGGAGTAAAATTGTTATTGATGCAATGGAAACTATCTAAACAGAAAAGAGGGACGGCGTAA